From Homo sapiens chromosome 19 genomic scaffold, GRCh38.p14 alternate locus group ALT_REF_LOCI_21 HSCHR19KIR_T7526_A_HAP_CTG3_1, a single genomic window includes:
- the KIR3DL2 gene encoding killer cell immunoglobulin-like receptor 3DL2 isoform X1, which translates to MSLTVVSMACVGFFLLQGAWPLMGGQDKPFLSARPSTVVPRGGHVALQCHYRRGFNNFMLYKEDRSHVPIFHGRIFQESFIMGPVTPAHAGTYRCRGSRPHSLTGWSAPSNPLVIMVTGNHRKPSLLAHPGPLLKSGETVILQCWSDVMFEHFFLHRDGISEDPSRLVGQIHDGVSKANFSIGPLMPVLAGTYRCYGSVPHSPYQLSAPSDPLDIVITGLYEKPSLSAQPGPTVQAGENVTLSCSSWSSYDIYHLSREGEAHERRLRAVPKVNRTFQADFPLGPATHGGTYRCFGSFRALPCVWSNSSDPLLVSVTDAAVMDQEPAGDRTVNRQDSDEQDPQEVTYAQLDHCVFIQRKISRPSQRPKTPLTDTSVYTELPNAEPRSKVVSCPRAPQSGLEGVF; encoded by the exons ATGTCGCTCACTGTCGTCAGCATGGCGTGCGTTG GGTTCTTCTTGCTGCAGGGGGCCTGGCCACTCATGG GTGGTCAGGACAAACCCTTCCTGTCTGCCCGGCCCAGCACTGTGGTGCCTCGAGGAGGACACGTGGCTCTTCAGTGTCACTATCGTCGTGGGTTTAACAATTTCATGCTGTACAAAGAAGACAGAAGCCACGTTCCCATCTTCCACGGCAGAATATTCCAGGAGAGCTTCATCATGGGCCCTGTGACCCCAGCACATGCAGGGACCTACAGATGTCGGGGTTCACGCCCACACTCCCTCACTGGGTGGTCGGCACCCAGCAACCCCCTGGTGATCATGGTCACAG GAAACCACAGAAAACCTTCCctcctggcccacccagggcccCTGCTGAAATCAGGAGAGACAGTCATCCTGCAATGTTGGTCAGATGTCATGTTTGAGCACTTCTTTCTGCACAGAGATGGGATCTCTGAGGACCCCTCACGCCTCGTTGGACAGATCCATGATGGGGTCTCCAAGGCCAACTTCTCCATCGGTCCCTTGATGCCTGTCCTTGCAGGAACCTACAGATGTTATGGTTCTGTTCCTCACTCCCCCTATCAGTTGTCAGCTCCCAGTGACCCCCTGGACATCGTGATCACAG GTCTATATGAGAAACCTTCTCTCTCAGCCCAGCCGGGCCCCACGGTTCAGGCAGGAGAGAACGTGACCTTGTCCTGTAGCTCCTGGAGCTCCTATGACATCTACCATCTGTCCAGGGAAGGGGAGGCCCATGAACGTAGGCTCCGTGCAGTGCCCAAGGTCAacagaacattccaggcagactTTCCTCTGGGCCCTGCCACCCACGGAGGGACCTACAGATGCTTCGGCTCTTTCCGTGCCCTGCCCTGCGTGTGGTCAAACTCAAGTGACCCACTGCTTGTTTCTGTCACAG ATGCTGCTGTAATGGACCAAGAGCCTGCGGGGGACAGAACAGTGAATAGGCAG GACTCTGATGAACAAGACCCTCAGGAGGTGACGTACGCACAGTTGGATCACTGCGTTTTCATACAGAGAAAAATCAGTCGCCCTTCTCAGAGGCCCAAGACACCCCTAACAGATACCAGCGTGTACACGGAACTTCCAAATGCTGAGCCCAGATCCAAAGTTGTCTCCTGCCCACGAGCACCACAGTCAGGTCTTGAGGGGGTTTTCTAG
- the KIR3DL2 gene encoding killer cell immunoglobulin-like receptor 3DL2 isoform 2 precursor (isoform 2 precursor is encoded by transcript variant 2; The RefSeq protein has 1 substitution compared to this genomic sequence) produces MSLTVVSMACVGFFLLQGAWPLMGGQDKPFLSARPSTVVPRGGHVALQCHYRRGFNNFMLYKEDRSHVPIFHGRIFQESFIMGPVTPAHAGTYRCRGSRPHSLTGWSAPSNPLVIMVTGNHRKPSLLAHPGPLLKSGETVILQCWSDVMFEHFFLHREGISEDPSRLVGQIHDGVSKANFSIGPLMPVLAGTYRCYGSVPHSPYQLSAPSDPLDIVITGLYEKPSLSAQPGPTVQAGENVTLSCSSWSSYDIYHLSREGEAHERRLRAVPKVNRTFQADFPLGPATHGGTYRCFGSFRALPCVWSNSSDPLLVSVTGICRHLHVLIGTSVVIFLFILLLFFLLYRWCSNKKNAAVMDQEPAGDRTVNRQDSDEQDPQEVTYAQLDHCVFIQRKISRPSQRPKTPLTDTSVYTELPNAEPRSKVVSCPRAPQSGLEGVF; encoded by the exons ATGTCGCTCACTGTCGTCAGCATGGCGTGCGTTG GGTTCTTCTTGCTGCAGGGGGCCTGGCCACTCATGG GTGGTCAGGACAAACCCTTCCTGTCTGCCCGGCCCAGCACTGTGGTGCCTCGAGGAGGACACGTGGCTCTTCAGTGTCACTATCGTCGTGGGTTTAACAATTTCATGCTGTACAAAGAAGACAGAAGCCACGTTCCCATCTTCCACGGCAGAATATTCCAGGAGAGCTTCATCATGGGCCCTGTGACCCCAGCACATGCAGGGACCTACAGATGTCGGGGTTCACGCCCACACTCCCTCACTGGGTGGTCGGCACCCAGCAACCCCCTGGTGATCATGGTCACAG GAAACCACAGAAAACCTTCCctcctggcccacccagggcccCTGCTGAAATCAGGAGAGACAGTCATCCTGCAATGTTGGTCAGATGTCATGTTTGAGCACTTCTTTCTGCACAGAGATGGGATCTCTGAGGACCCCTCACGCCTCGTTGGACAGATCCATGATGGGGTCTCCAAGGCCAACTTCTCCATCGGTCCCTTGATGCCTGTCCTTGCAGGAACCTACAGATGTTATGGTTCTGTTCCTCACTCCCCCTATCAGTTGTCAGCTCCCAGTGACCCCCTGGACATCGTGATCACAG GTCTATATGAGAAACCTTCTCTCTCAGCCCAGCCGGGCCCCACGGTTCAGGCAGGAGAGAACGTGACCTTGTCCTGTAGCTCCTGGAGCTCCTATGACATCTACCATCTGTCCAGGGAAGGGGAGGCCCATGAACGTAGGCTCCGTGCAGTGCCCAAGGTCAacagaacattccaggcagactTTCCTCTGGGCCCTGCCACCCACGGAGGGACCTACAGATGCTTCGGCTCTTTCCGTGCCCTGCCCTGCGTGTGGTCAAACTCAAGTGACCCACTGCTTGTTTCTGTCACAG GTATCTGCAGACACCTGCATGTTCTGATTGGGACCTCAGTGGTCAtcttcctcttcatcctcctcctcttctttctcctttatcgCTGGTGCTCCAACAAAAAGA ATGCTGCTGTAATGGACCAAGAGCCTGCGGGGGACAGAACAGTGAATAGGCAG GACTCTGATGAACAAGACCCTCAGGAGGTGACGTACGCACAGTTGGATCACTGCGTTTTCATACAGAGAAAAATCAGTCGCCCTTCTCAGAGGCCCAAGACACCCCTAACAGATACCAGCGTGTACACGGAACTTCCAAATGCTGAGCCCAGATCCAAAGTTGTCTCCTGCCCACGAGCACCACAGTCAGGTCTTGAGGGGGTTTTCTAG
- the KIR3DL2 gene encoding killer cell immunoglobulin-like receptor 3DL2 isoform 1 precursor (isoform 1 precursor is encoded by transcript variant 1; The RefSeq protein has 1 substitution compared to this genomic sequence) — MSLTVVSMACVGFFLLQGAWPLMGGQDKPFLSARPSTVVPRGGHVALQCHYRRGFNNFMLYKEDRSHVPIFHGRIFQESFIMGPVTPAHAGTYRCRGSRPHSLTGWSAPSNPLVIMVTGNHRKPSLLAHPGPLLKSGETVILQCWSDVMFEHFFLHREGISEDPSRLVGQIHDGVSKANFSIGPLMPVLAGTYRCYGSVPHSPYQLSAPSDPLDIVITGLYEKPSLSAQPGPTVQAGENVTLSCSSWSSYDIYHLSREGEAHERRLRAVPKVNRTFQADFPLGPATHGGTYRCFGSFRALPCVWSNSSDPLLVSVTGNPSSSWPSPTEPSSKSGICRHLHVLIGTSVVIFLFILLLFFLLYRWCSNKKNAAVMDQEPAGDRTVNRQDSDEQDPQEVTYAQLDHCVFIQRKISRPSQRPKTPLTDTSVYTELPNAEPRSKVVSCPRAPQSGLEGVF; from the exons ATGTCGCTCACTGTCGTCAGCATGGCGTGCGTTG GGTTCTTCTTGCTGCAGGGGGCCTGGCCACTCATGG GTGGTCAGGACAAACCCTTCCTGTCTGCCCGGCCCAGCACTGTGGTGCCTCGAGGAGGACACGTGGCTCTTCAGTGTCACTATCGTCGTGGGTTTAACAATTTCATGCTGTACAAAGAAGACAGAAGCCACGTTCCCATCTTCCACGGCAGAATATTCCAGGAGAGCTTCATCATGGGCCCTGTGACCCCAGCACATGCAGGGACCTACAGATGTCGGGGTTCACGCCCACACTCCCTCACTGGGTGGTCGGCACCCAGCAACCCCCTGGTGATCATGGTCACAG GAAACCACAGAAAACCTTCCctcctggcccacccagggcccCTGCTGAAATCAGGAGAGACAGTCATCCTGCAATGTTGGTCAGATGTCATGTTTGAGCACTTCTTTCTGCACAGAGATGGGATCTCTGAGGACCCCTCACGCCTCGTTGGACAGATCCATGATGGGGTCTCCAAGGCCAACTTCTCCATCGGTCCCTTGATGCCTGTCCTTGCAGGAACCTACAGATGTTATGGTTCTGTTCCTCACTCCCCCTATCAGTTGTCAGCTCCCAGTGACCCCCTGGACATCGTGATCACAG GTCTATATGAGAAACCTTCTCTCTCAGCCCAGCCGGGCCCCACGGTTCAGGCAGGAGAGAACGTGACCTTGTCCTGTAGCTCCTGGAGCTCCTATGACATCTACCATCTGTCCAGGGAAGGGGAGGCCCATGAACGTAGGCTCCGTGCAGTGCCCAAGGTCAacagaacattccaggcagactTTCCTCTGGGCCCTGCCACCCACGGAGGGACCTACAGATGCTTCGGCTCTTTCCGTGCCCTGCCCTGCGTGTGGTCAAACTCAAGTGACCCACTGCTTGTTTCTGTCACAG GAAACCCTTCAAGTAGTTGGCCTTCACCCACAGAACCAAGCTCCAAATCTG GTATCTGCAGACACCTGCATGTTCTGATTGGGACCTCAGTGGTCAtcttcctcttcatcctcctcctcttctttctcctttatcgCTGGTGCTCCAACAAAAAGA ATGCTGCTGTAATGGACCAAGAGCCTGCGGGGGACAGAACAGTGAATAGGCAG GACTCTGATGAACAAGACCCTCAGGAGGTGACGTACGCACAGTTGGATCACTGCGTTTTCATACAGAGAAAAATCAGTCGCCCTTCTCAGAGGCCCAAGACACCCCTAACAGATACCAGCGTGTACACGGAACTTCCAAATGCTGAGCCCAGATCCAAAGTTGTCTCCTGCCCACGAGCACCACAGTCAGGTCTTGAGGGGGTTTTCTAG